The following are from one region of the Thermoproteus uzoniensis 768-20 genome:
- a CDS encoding aldehyde ferredoxin oxidoreductase N-terminal domain-containing protein gives MRVAFVDLGRSSVEVREVEAQGPVSLGLKVHEEAESWRRDPLSPETPLVIGMGRFVGGRLIGVHRIVAVFRSPMTRGLHSSALGGAAYKMMGAGVDAYVITGKAPEPVVLLASQEGIKIEPVKLVYEYQGLRGVYAFTKYLYDSYRDFFQRNNARAVVVGPAAWRTYNGALASIDLTPKGELSKGAEDFAARGGPGTAAAQGHNLAALIAGGKARARYQAVADIHKIDEVAKVRLKKGYLESLQEKTIKYRFDPSLGTGGTFGVNYVHYRDLVPLFGYKSIYMDRDERVRHADAILRLFWKPFNELVFEKARSWYNCGEPCPVTCKKVWQGKKVDYEPFHAMGPFIGVYTFEDSVKLVDEVDAYGLDAIEMGHVTAWLFDAVEHGLLRPEEVGIGDAPVFDPYKFKPETDSKKNARLAGELLRAFVEGGGEAVEDVARLGIRKAARAFEAKYADRVAKAGVRFRDLAVFVAYGDEGYMTPNFYWAPGMVAPMYVQGKYWTNYNPTYMPPEEFAKTAYDRAVMESLVEDAGICRFHRGWAEPILGDLFKLTGIDMDRSLYKRFAEYSIKAGADPRPWESRRAMDVVSTMARELGAKDWKFDSDEAYMEWWRRYKEALDKLLGITVS, from the coding sequence ATGCGAGTCGCCTTCGTGGACTTGGGCAGATCCTCGGTGGAGGTGAGGGAGGTAGAGGCGCAGGGCCCAGTCAGCCTCGGCCTAAAAGTGCACGAAGAGGCGGAGAGCTGGCGCCGCGACCCCCTATCGCCGGAGACGCCGCTGGTTATAGGCATGGGCCGATTCGTCGGAGGCCGCCTCATAGGCGTGCACAGGATTGTGGCCGTTTTCAGAAGCCCCATGACGAGGGGGCTCCACTCGAGCGCCTTGGGGGGAGCCGCCTACAAGATGATGGGGGCCGGCGTAGACGCCTACGTGATCACCGGCAAGGCGCCGGAGCCCGTCGTGTTGCTGGCATCCCAAGAGGGGATCAAGATAGAGCCCGTGAAGCTAGTGTACGAATATCAGGGACTGCGCGGCGTCTACGCCTTCACCAAGTACCTCTACGACTCCTATAGGGATTTCTTCCAGAGGAACAACGCCCGGGCCGTCGTAGTGGGGCCCGCGGCGTGGCGCACCTACAACGGGGCCCTGGCCTCCATAGACTTGACTCCGAAAGGCGAGCTCTCTAAAGGCGCCGAGGATTTCGCCGCGAGGGGAGGGCCCGGCACGGCGGCCGCCCAAGGCCACAACCTGGCGGCGTTGATAGCGGGCGGCAAGGCGAGGGCGCGGTACCAGGCGGTGGCCGACATACACAAGATCGACGAGGTGGCTAAGGTGAGGCTCAAGAAGGGGTACCTAGAGTCTTTGCAAGAGAAGACTATCAAGTACCGTTTCGACCCGAGTCTCGGCACCGGCGGCACCTTCGGCGTCAACTACGTCCACTATAGAGACCTCGTCCCGCTCTTCGGGTATAAATCAATATATATGGACAGAGACGAGAGAGTGAGGCACGCCGACGCGATACTTAGGCTGTTCTGGAAGCCCTTCAACGAGCTGGTTTTCGAGAAGGCGAGGAGCTGGTACAACTGCGGCGAGCCCTGCCCCGTGACTTGCAAGAAGGTCTGGCAGGGGAAGAAGGTAGACTACGAGCCGTTCCACGCCATGGGCCCCTTCATAGGGGTCTACACCTTCGAGGACTCGGTTAAGCTAGTCGACGAGGTAGACGCCTACGGCCTGGACGCCATAGAGATGGGCCACGTCACCGCTTGGCTCTTCGACGCGGTGGAGCACGGACTGCTGAGGCCCGAGGAGGTGGGGATAGGCGACGCCCCCGTCTTCGACCCCTACAAGTTCAAGCCCGAGACGGACTCCAAGAAGAACGCCAGATTGGCGGGCGAGCTTCTGAGGGCGTTCGTCGAGGGCGGCGGCGAGGCCGTGGAGGACGTCGCGAGGCTGGGCATCAGGAAGGCCGCGAGGGCCTTCGAGGCTAAGTACGCCGATAGGGTGGCCAAGGCCGGCGTCAGGTTCAGAGACCTCGCCGTCTTCGTGGCGTACGGCGACGAGGGCTACATGACGCCCAACTTCTACTGGGCGCCCGGCATGGTGGCCCCCATGTACGTGCAGGGGAAGTACTGGACAAACTACAACCCGACCTACATGCCGCCCGAGGAGTTCGCCAAGACGGCGTACGACCGCGCCGTGATGGAGTCGTTGGTGGAAGACGCCGGAATATGCAGATTCCACAGAGGGTGGGCGGAGCCCATCTTGGGAGATCTCTTCAAGCTGACGGGGATCGACATGGATAGGAGCCTCTACAAGAGATTCGCCGAGTACTCGATAAAGGCAGGCGCAGATCCGAGGCCGTGGGAGAGCAGGAGGGCTATGGACGTGGTGTCGACAATGGCGAGGGAGCTCGGGGCCAAGGACTGGAAATTCGACTCCGACGAGGCCTACATGGAGTGGTGGCGCCGCTACAAGGAAGCGCTGGACAAGCTCCTAGGTATAACAGTATCATAA